A single window of Anaerocolumna chitinilytica DNA harbors:
- a CDS encoding GH36-type glycosyl hydrolase domain-containing protein produces the protein MNLTNNLIELKAGKTSYCFLPTGDIFEFNHNGIMLNGFHGNSKDGSPNNIYLRIYKENSVTAYPLLGIRSRSKLEKGNTSLKYTGIVEGISYEVIFYAKESVWFWEIALNGNGETVDLLYGQDIGVASSGAVLTNELYAAQYLGHSIFSSDNGYTICSRQNQDQGGSYPYLRQGSLGASVIHYSTDGMQFFKTSYKDTDIPAALTEDLPDINYQFEFSYTAFQTEKFNLNSSKKLAFYGFAAENHPDAITSLEYDAEIKSAYQALEEDIYTPYPFVTLKREFGTTYSSPALSPEAIDALFPSRILEERNGEKLLSFFTKDHSHIVTKEKELHMERPHGTIFISCPGELEEESINGKWTDAKGAISSTAYMYGLFNGQTVLGNTSFHKFLSTPRGLLNIQKNCGQHLYIKLDGTYRLLTLPALFEMGMNYASWYYVLEDDLLKITSYTAAHKPYVVLDVTSQKEKSYDFILTNQMVLGENEHTKEVSFAEIPHGLHFTGISTEYEALSYSMFLSGAKWQTSDDRIFFEDGISRDDTFITITMNETSNFQCIIAGSLNGEDSLSVPTIDFETEKAAALDYYRNLNGGFKLSLDCKGENTRIDILNETAWWYTHNAMIHFASPHGLEQPGGAAWGTRDVCQGPMEYFLMTQNYNLAGKVLLNIFSHQSHSNGEWPQWFMFDRYTMDAGECHGDVIFWPLKCIGDYLEASGDYALLQREIPYKDLANEQFTLLHHIKRAFEAVKLRFIGNTGLITYAGGDWDDTLQPVDPKMREHLVSSWTVALAFQTLRRLGTMLKETDSNFAEKLSESSQKIADDFKSLLIKDGIIPGFVQYDNNEITYMLHPVDKETGINYRLLPMTRSIIAELVSPEQAKVNMQTIDKELKFPDGVHLMNRPARYNGGVSKLFKRAEQAANVGREISLEYTHAHIRYLEACAKIGDSSTAWDSLFTINPILIQESVPSACLRQSNLYFSSSDGSFTDRYDFAENFDKLKTGSISVKGGWRLYSSGPGIYLNQLISNILGVRFLADSLIIDPVLPDYLDGLKLHFNCFNRDLDFCYHISVKSDNKDNLTNNRISVSIDGIPVSGETILNPYREGGLRVKKELLEKANGQIDIFVTLP, from the coding sequence ATGAACCTAACAAATAATTTAATTGAATTGAAAGCAGGCAAAACAAGTTATTGTTTTCTGCCTACCGGTGATATTTTCGAATTCAACCACAATGGTATCATGTTAAATGGATTTCATGGAAATTCTAAAGATGGCTCTCCGAATAACATATATCTTAGAATATATAAAGAGAATTCCGTCACCGCATATCCCCTTTTGGGAATTCGTTCACGTTCGAAATTAGAAAAGGGAAATACATCTCTTAAGTATACCGGAATTGTAGAAGGTATCTCTTATGAGGTAATCTTCTACGCAAAAGAAAGCGTATGGTTCTGGGAAATTGCTTTAAATGGTAACGGTGAAACTGTTGACCTCCTCTATGGTCAAGATATTGGTGTAGCCTCTTCCGGAGCTGTACTTACAAATGAATTGTATGCAGCACAATACCTTGGACATAGTATCTTCTCTTCTGATAATGGTTATACCATATGTTCCAGACAAAACCAGGACCAGGGAGGTTCCTATCCATATCTCCGACAGGGTAGTTTAGGTGCTTCCGTCATACATTATTCCACTGACGGGATGCAATTCTTTAAAACCTCCTACAAAGATACCGATATACCTGCTGCTCTTACAGAAGATTTGCCGGATATTAATTATCAGTTTGAATTTTCCTATACTGCTTTCCAGACAGAGAAGTTTAATCTGAATTCCAGCAAGAAACTTGCTTTTTATGGATTTGCGGCAGAAAACCACCCAGATGCAATTACTTCTCTGGAATATGACGCTGAAATAAAGTCCGCATATCAAGCATTAGAAGAAGATATTTATACTCCCTACCCATTTGTAACTCTGAAAAGGGAGTTCGGGACTACTTATTCCTCCCCAGCCCTCTCCCCAGAAGCTATTGATGCTTTATTTCCATCTCGTATTCTGGAGGAACGCAACGGCGAGAAACTGCTGTCTTTCTTTACAAAGGACCACAGTCATATAGTTACAAAAGAAAAAGAACTCCATATGGAACGCCCTCACGGAACAATTTTCATAAGCTGCCCGGGTGAATTAGAGGAAGAAAGCATTAACGGTAAATGGACTGATGCCAAAGGTGCAATCTCCAGTACTGCTTATATGTATGGATTATTCAATGGTCAAACAGTCCTTGGAAATACCTCTTTTCATAAATTTTTATCAACCCCAAGAGGGCTTTTGAATATCCAGAAAAATTGCGGTCAGCACTTGTATATTAAATTGGACGGAACCTACCGCCTGTTAACTCTTCCTGCTCTCTTTGAAATGGGTATGAATTATGCCAGCTGGTATTATGTTTTAGAAGATGACCTGCTAAAAATAACTTCCTATACTGCCGCCCATAAGCCTTACGTAGTTCTGGATGTTACCAGTCAGAAGGAAAAGTCCTATGACTTTATTCTTACAAATCAAATGGTTCTTGGTGAAAATGAACATACGAAAGAAGTTTCCTTTGCTGAAATCCCCCATGGATTACATTTTACCGGAATCTCTACGGAATATGAAGCACTTAGCTATAGCATGTTCTTATCCGGTGCTAAATGGCAGACAAGTGATGACAGAATATTCTTTGAAGATGGTATTTCCAGAGATGATACCTTCATAACCATAACTATGAATGAAACCAGTAACTTTCAGTGCATTATAGCCGGCTCTCTAAACGGTGAGGATTCCCTTAGTGTTCCAACCATTGACTTTGAAACTGAAAAGGCTGCCGCTCTAGACTATTACCGCAATTTAAACGGAGGTTTTAAGCTTTCTTTAGATTGCAAAGGAGAAAATACAAGAATTGACATCTTGAATGAAACTGCCTGGTGGTACACTCACAATGCAATGATTCACTTCGCTTCACCTCACGGCCTGGAACAACCTGGCGGAGCGGCTTGGGGAACCAGAGATGTATGCCAGGGACCTATGGAATACTTCCTTATGACTCAGAATTATAACCTGGCCGGAAAAGTGCTGCTAAATATCTTCTCCCACCAGTCCCATTCAAACGGAGAATGGCCTCAATGGTTTATGTTTGATCGTTATACTATGGATGCCGGAGAATGCCATGGCGATGTAATCTTCTGGCCTCTTAAATGTATTGGTGATTATCTGGAAGCTTCCGGTGATTACGCTTTACTCCAAAGAGAAATTCCATATAAAGACTTAGCAAACGAACAATTTACATTACTGCACCATATTAAACGTGCCTTCGAAGCAGTTAAATTACGTTTTATCGGCAACACCGGATTAATCACTTATGCAGGTGGTGATTGGGATGATACTTTGCAGCCGGTTGACCCTAAGATGCGTGAACATTTAGTTAGCTCCTGGACTGTCGCACTGGCCTTCCAGACATTAAGACGTTTAGGAACCATGTTAAAGGAAACTGACAGCAATTTTGCAGAAAAATTATCCGAAAGCTCCCAAAAGATAGCAGATGATTTTAAATCCCTCTTAATCAAAGATGGCATTATTCCAGGATTTGTTCAATATGACAATAATGAAATTACCTATATGCTTCATCCGGTGGATAAAGAAACCGGTATTAATTACAGACTCCTGCCAATGACCCGAAGCATTATTGCTGAACTGGTCTCTCCCGAACAAGCCAAGGTTAATATGCAGACCATAGACAAGGAACTTAAATTCCCTGACGGTGTTCATCTAATGAACCGCCCTGCTCGGTACAACGGAGGAGTTAGTAAACTCTTTAAGAGAGCAGAACAAGCCGCCAATGTAGGAAGAGAAATAAGTCTTGAATATACACATGCACATATTCGTTATCTTGAGGCTTGTGCTAAAATCGGTGACAGCTCAACGGCTTGGGACAGCTTGTTTACAATCAACCCTATTCTCATTCAGGAAAGTGTACCATCTGCCTGCTTAAGGCAAAGCAATTTGTATTTCAGCAGTTCTGATGGAAGTTTTACAGACCGCTATGATTTTGCTGAGAATTTTGATAAATTAAAAACCGGAAGTATCTCTGTAAAAGGTGGCTGGAGGCTTTATTCCAGCGGTCCTGGAATCTATCTGAACCAGTTGATCTCTAATATACTTGGTGTCCGTTTCCTGGCAGATTCCTTAATTATAGATCCTGTACTTCCCGACTATCTTGACGGATTAAAGCTGCATTTTAATTGTTTTAATAGAGATTTGGATTTCTGTTATCATATCTCAGTAAAAAGCGATAACAAGGATAATTTGACGAATAACAGAATCTCCGTAAGCATCGACGGTATCCCAGTTTCCGGGGAAACTATCTTAAATCCCTATCGTGAAGGTGGATTAAGAGTTAAGAAGGAACTTCTTGAGAAGGCAAATGGACAAATTGATATCTTTGTAACGCTTCCTTAA
- a CDS encoding ABC transporter permease produces MGKLTIHFKNFFHEVKRKRVLFLMILPILIYFFVFAYIPMPGAYIAFVDYSIGKGIFGSPFVGLKNFEFLAKTGDLWRITKNTLLYNVAFLVLCNVFQVAFAIMLAELGSKWFKKLSQSIILLPYFISMVIVGFFAYNFFNYDHGFVNTLLTGLGFPKHDFYSDQGIWKYIIVFFKIWSQTGYGMIVYLATITGIDAEIYEAASLDGANPVQKIKYLTLPLLKTTVILLFLFGLGGILKGSFDLFFNLIGSNSILYPQTDIIDTFVFRSLVSQFNFSQGAAVGFYQSIFGLILVLVVNAVVKKIEPESALF; encoded by the coding sequence ATGGGAAAATTAACAATCCATTTTAAGAACTTTTTTCACGAAGTGAAACGTAAGCGTGTCCTGTTCTTAATGATTTTACCAATTCTGATCTATTTTTTTGTTTTTGCCTACATCCCGATGCCAGGAGCATATATCGCTTTCGTAGACTACAGCATTGGAAAAGGAATATTTGGAAGCCCATTTGTTGGACTTAAGAATTTTGAATTCCTTGCAAAAACAGGTGACCTGTGGAGGATAACTAAGAATACGCTTCTTTATAATGTTGCCTTCCTGGTATTGTGTAATGTGTTTCAAGTTGCTTTTGCAATCATGCTTGCTGAGCTGGGAAGCAAATGGTTTAAGAAATTATCCCAGTCCATTATCTTATTACCGTATTTCATCTCAATGGTTATTGTCGGATTTTTTGCATACAACTTCTTCAATTACGACCATGGCTTTGTTAATACATTATTAACAGGTTTAGGATTTCCCAAACATGATTTTTATTCTGATCAGGGAATCTGGAAATACATTATCGTATTCTTCAAGATATGGAGTCAAACTGGTTATGGTATGATAGTTTATCTGGCTACAATTACCGGAATCGATGCAGAAATTTATGAGGCCGCATCTCTTGATGGAGCTAATCCTGTACAGAAAATAAAGTATCTGACATTACCTTTGTTAAAGACTACTGTTATATTGCTTTTCCTTTTTGGTCTTGGCGGTATTTTAAAGGGTTCCTTCGACCTATTCTTTAACCTGATAGGAAGTAATTCCATCCTTTATCCCCAGACAGATATTATTGATACCTTTGTATTCCGAAGCCTTGTCAGTCAGTTTAACTTTTCACAAGGTGCCGCCGTTGGCTTTTACCAGTCAATATTCGGGTTGATTCTTGTTCTGGTGGTAAATGCAGTTGTGAAGAAGATAGAACCTGAGAGTGCATTATTTTAG
- a CDS encoding carbohydrate ABC transporter permease, which translates to MKEDNIKSRKLMGKDEKIMKGVFYTLVTIFTLICLFPFLLLISSSFMSEKEILKEGYKLIPSHISFSAYEFLGSHVTNLFNAYKVTITIAVAGTLLGLFLMSMGGYVLCRKDFKYRNQISFFIYFTTLFSGGLIPTYILMVNGLGLKDNLWSLILPGLMSPWSIFLMRNFMKSIPESLYESAAIDGAGDFRIYWKIFMPLSKPSLATIGLFLTLGYWNEWYNAMLYIQSQNKIPLQYFLQKIVSQANISLLIQQGLTINTGDLPSESIKMATAVAAIGPIILVYPFVQKYFVSGLTIGAVKG; encoded by the coding sequence ATGAAAGAAGACAATATAAAAAGCAGGAAATTGATGGGCAAGGATGAAAAAATCATGAAAGGCGTTTTTTATACCCTTGTTACCATATTTACATTGATATGCTTATTTCCTTTTCTTCTCCTGATATCCTCCTCTTTTATGAGTGAAAAGGAAATACTGAAGGAGGGTTACAAGCTGATTCCATCTCATATTAGTTTCAGTGCGTATGAGTTCCTTGGAAGCCATGTAACGAATCTGTTCAATGCATACAAAGTTACCATCACCATTGCGGTAGCAGGAACACTTTTAGGATTGTTTCTTATGTCAATGGGTGGTTATGTCCTTTGCAGAAAAGATTTTAAATATAGAAACCAGATTTCATTTTTTATCTATTTTACAACATTGTTCAGCGGCGGTTTGATTCCCACTTATATCTTAATGGTCAATGGCTTGGGATTAAAGGATAATCTCTGGTCCTTGATACTTCCGGGATTAATGAGCCCCTGGTCTATCTTCCTAATGAGAAACTTTATGAAATCTATACCGGAATCCTTATATGAATCCGCAGCAATTGACGGAGCCGGTGATTTTAGAATTTACTGGAAGATATTCATGCCACTGTCAAAGCCGTCTCTAGCAACCATAGGACTATTCCTAACACTTGGTTACTGGAATGAATGGTACAATGCCATGCTCTATATTCAGTCACAAAATAAGATACCATTGCAGTATTTCCTGCAAAAAATCGTAAGCCAGGCTAACATATCCCTGTTAATCCAGCAGGGTCTGACAATCAACACAGGTGATCTGCCAAGTGAATCTATCAAAATGGCTACTGCGGTAGCTGCTATCGGGCCAATTATTTTAGTATATCCTTTTGTACAAAAGTATTTTGTAAGCGGTCTGACTATCGGTGCTGTAAAAGGCTGA
- a CDS encoding glycoside hydrolase family 3 protein: protein MLTYESKEARLSLAKKLASEGIVLLKNDNALLPLKSGAPIAIFGRAQLDTLIGGSGSGATASDETTLITEEFIKAGLTLDPALEAFYKNALDTERENAPDPEEERNKFKELLNSGLIYEIFGKYKAPIEEFSINEEILTSIPSTHTAFFILGRASGGEECDRRVQDDYYLTASEKDLLHRITAHFENVVVVLNINGFVDLSLIQSYPSVRSILFLGTAGEQGAAALADIITGKAVPSGKLPSTIAYSYEAYPSSELFFTDKDRPDTILTYEDFGLSAKDNRNPKVKSQEDFSKRPVAVYKEGIYMGYRYFDTFNVPVMYPFGYGLSYADFHIAYSYACREGENLQIIANVTNVSTLYSGKEVVQLYVSAPSGCLEKPYQELLTYAKTKELAPGETEEMTLSFPLKELASYDEASASYIIENGQYFLRLGNSSRNTKIIGKVQAEETIVTASYSNRLSLNSSNKGKLAFLSNKGAASYSYSTEEVEKHNAPCLLTLLQKDFNESKKSIAAASCSSSLSDKEARKPVSMQAFTLKDVKDGHCTLEELVEKMTPEELAVLLNGYGPGLPFGGMGGKYASTIQYSDGTDIAVSTHPTGFAGYISPALTKYGIPSVFYKDGPAGVQLTAWPTGISMACTFNMDLLKEFGTACAAEASGLDVDSWLAPGINLQRNPIGGRNFEYYSEDPRHTGYCGLAITLGAEEIGITTCPKHFALNEQETYRRGSTKNSFDALDSIVEERTARELYLKPFEMVVKNSKVSTLMTSFNKINGIFAAGNLDLCEGILREEWGYEGIVVTDWGDMDIVVDGADAIAAGNDVIMPGGPPVIEQVLTGFQEGRVTLSELRKSALRFLTYVMTSNSCKKYWEEQ from the coding sequence ATGCTTACCTATGAATCAAAGGAAGCCCGACTTTCGTTAGCCAAGAAATTGGCCTCTGAAGGAATCGTTCTATTAAAAAACGACAATGCTCTCCTACCCTTAAAATCCGGTGCACCTATTGCAATCTTTGGACGTGCGCAACTTGATACGCTGATAGGCGGCAGCGGTTCCGGCGCTACTGCTTCCGATGAAACTACACTTATTACTGAGGAGTTTATAAAAGCAGGGTTGACCTTAGACCCTGCTCTGGAAGCCTTTTATAAAAATGCTTTGGATACCGAAAGAGAAAATGCTCCTGATCCGGAGGAAGAACGTAATAAGTTCAAGGAACTTCTTAACAGCGGACTAATTTATGAGATTTTCGGAAAATATAAGGCTCCCATAGAGGAATTTTCTATTAACGAGGAAATCCTTACATCAATTCCTTCCACTCATACTGCATTTTTTATACTGGGACGAGCTTCCGGTGGTGAAGAATGTGACCGACGTGTTCAGGATGACTATTATCTGACTGCCTCTGAAAAGGACTTACTTCATAGAATAACAGCCCATTTTGAAAATGTTGTAGTAGTGCTTAATATAAATGGCTTTGTAGATTTAAGTTTAATACAGTCTTATCCTTCTGTCCGCTCCATATTATTTTTAGGTACGGCAGGAGAACAAGGAGCTGCTGCTCTTGCTGATATCATTACCGGTAAGGCTGTTCCCAGTGGTAAGTTACCTTCAACCATAGCTTATTCCTATGAAGCTTACCCCTCTTCGGAACTCTTCTTTACGGATAAGGACAGACCCGATACCATATTAACATACGAAGATTTCGGTTTATCTGCCAAAGATAACCGAAACCCGAAAGTCAAAAGCCAGGAAGACTTTTCCAAAAGGCCTGTCGCAGTATACAAAGAAGGCATTTACATGGGTTATCGGTATTTTGATACCTTTAATGTTCCTGTCATGTACCCTTTTGGTTACGGATTATCTTACGCTGACTTTCACATAGCATATTCCTATGCCTGCAGGGAAGGCGAAAATCTGCAGATAATTGCCAATGTCACTAATGTAAGCACACTCTATTCCGGAAAAGAAGTGGTACAGCTCTATGTAAGTGCTCCTTCCGGCTGTTTAGAAAAGCCCTATCAAGAATTGCTTACTTATGCTAAAACGAAAGAATTGGCTCCCGGCGAAACAGAAGAGATGACTCTTAGTTTCCCATTAAAAGAACTGGCAAGTTACGACGAAGCATCTGCTTCCTATATTATAGAAAATGGACAATACTTCTTACGACTTGGTAACTCTTCCAGAAATACAAAAATTATCGGAAAGGTACAAGCTGAAGAAACCATTGTTACTGCCAGCTACAGTAACAGACTCTCACTTAATTCTTCCAATAAAGGCAAGCTTGCATTTTTAAGCAACAAAGGTGCGGCTTCCTACTCCTACTCTACGGAAGAAGTTGAGAAACATAATGCTCCATGCTTATTAACACTGCTGCAAAAGGATTTTAATGAAAGTAAAAAATCAATAGCTGCCGCATCCTGCTCCTCTTCTCTATCTGATAAAGAAGCACGAAAGCCTGTCTCAATGCAAGCTTTTACTTTAAAGGATGTAAAAGATGGTCATTGCACCTTGGAAGAATTGGTTGAGAAAATGACTCCGGAAGAACTGGCAGTATTGTTAAATGGTTATGGTCCAGGACTTCCCTTTGGCGGTATGGGTGGTAAATATGCATCCACTATTCAATACAGTGACGGCACAGATATTGCTGTTTCCACTCATCCCACAGGGTTTGCAGGATATATCTCCCCTGCCCTTACAAAATACGGAATCCCCTCTGTTTTTTACAAAGATGGTCCTGCAGGCGTTCAGCTAACAGCTTGGCCTACGGGAATCTCTATGGCCTGTACTTTTAATATGGACTTATTAAAAGAATTTGGTACAGCCTGTGCAGCAGAAGCTTCCGGTCTAGATGTGGACAGCTGGCTTGCACCCGGAATAAATCTACAGAGAAATCCTATTGGCGGCCGTAATTTTGAATATTATTCCGAAGATCCGAGACATACCGGTTATTGTGGTCTTGCCATCACACTTGGTGCCGAAGAAATCGGAATAACTACCTGCCCGAAACACTTTGCGCTCAATGAACAGGAAACATATCGAAGAGGCAGTACAAAAAATTCCTTTGATGCGTTGGATTCCATTGTTGAGGAACGAACTGCCAGAGAATTGTATTTAAAACCTTTTGAAATGGTTGTAAAAAACAGCAAGGTATCTACTCTTATGACCTCCTTTAATAAGATAAACGGTATATTTGCAGCCGGCAATCTTGACCTCTGCGAAGGTATCCTAAGAGAAGAATGGGGTTATGAAGGAATTGTTGTAACCGATTGGGGAGACATGGATATTGTAGTAGACGGTGCAGATGCCATAGCAGCAGGAAATGATGTTATCATGCCGGGCGGACCTCCGGTCATAGAGCAAGTACTTACCGGTTTTCAGGAAGGACGGGTAACATTATCTGAGCTTAGAAAATCAGCTCTTCGATTCCTGACCTATGTAATGACTTCCAATAGCTGTAAAAAGTATTGGGAAGAGCAATAA